In a single window of the Caulobacter soli genome:
- a CDS encoding AAA family ATPase, giving the protein MIKDAETVREQEVAAWMGERADRVIETSCARVFLVGEAAWKVKRPVNFGFLDYSTLELRRWSLERELSFNRAAAPDIYRAVRRLTRTDSGGVEMDGAGEIVEYLLEMRRFDEQGVLAQQPWAIDDALEESLGRTIAQFHAGAPLRPQGGGVGALGYTIASNANLLRGLAPRLGAQAVERLIAETDLALERLGPQLNERAGQGFARHCHGDLHLGNILVEDGKPILFDCIEFNDSLSDIDIQYDLAFLLMDLDFRRRRDAAGRVLNAYLDEAARTFGEGLWTGLAALPLMLSVRAAVRTHVWAYSNDDEAARAYLATALEHLAPQPVSLVATGGFSGSGKSTFARVCAPGLGAAPGAVVLRTDEIRKRLCGVPSLQRLPKEAYTSDMSDRVYDELFRDAALTLAAGRSVVVDAVFLKPEQRARAEALAKSVDVAFQGVWLEAPPEVLRARVAARVNDASDADVAVLESQLARDTGDIAWRRVDTVSAFEDEARALAESMG; this is encoded by the coding sequence GTGATCAAGGACGCGGAAACGGTTCGCGAGCAGGAAGTGGCCGCCTGGATGGGCGAGCGGGCCGATCGAGTGATCGAGACGTCGTGCGCCCGCGTGTTCCTGGTCGGCGAGGCGGCCTGGAAGGTCAAGCGCCCGGTCAATTTCGGCTTCCTGGATTACTCCACCCTTGAGCTGCGTCGCTGGTCGCTGGAGCGCGAGCTGAGCTTCAACCGCGCCGCCGCGCCCGACATCTATCGCGCGGTTCGCCGCCTTACCCGCACCGATAGCGGCGGGGTCGAGATGGACGGGGCCGGCGAGATCGTCGAGTACCTGCTGGAGATGCGCCGCTTCGACGAGCAGGGCGTGCTGGCCCAGCAGCCCTGGGCGATCGACGACGCGCTCGAGGAATCCCTGGGCCGCACCATCGCCCAGTTCCACGCCGGGGCGCCGCTGCGGCCGCAAGGCGGCGGGGTGGGGGCCCTGGGCTACACCATCGCCTCGAACGCCAACCTGCTGCGGGGTCTGGCTCCACGCCTGGGCGCCCAGGCCGTCGAGCGGCTGATCGCCGAGACGGATCTGGCGCTGGAGCGCCTGGGCCCGCAACTGAACGAACGCGCGGGGCAGGGCTTCGCCCGCCACTGCCACGGCGACCTGCACCTGGGTAATATCCTGGTCGAGGACGGCAAGCCGATCCTGTTCGACTGCATCGAGTTCAACGACTCGCTGTCGGACATCGACATCCAGTACGACCTGGCCTTCCTGCTGATGGACCTCGACTTCCGCCGCCGTCGCGACGCCGCCGGCCGGGTGCTGAACGCCTATCTGGACGAGGCCGCCCGTACGTTCGGCGAGGGCCTGTGGACCGGCTTGGCCGCGCTGCCTCTGATGCTCAGCGTCCGCGCCGCGGTGCGCACCCACGTCTGGGCCTACAGCAACGACGACGAGGCCGCCCGCGCCTATCTGGCCACGGCTCTGGAGCACCTGGCGCCCCAGCCGGTCAGCCTGGTGGCGACCGGCGGCTTCTCGGGTTCGGGCAAGTCGACCTTCGCCCGGGTCTGCGCGCCCGGCCTGGGGGCGGCCCCCGGGGCGGTGGTCCTGCGCACCGACGAGATCCGCAAGCGCCTGTGCGGGGTGCCCTCGCTGCAGCGCCTGCCCAAGGAAGCCTACACCTCGGACATGAGCGACCGGGTCTATGACGAGCTGTTCCGCGACGCGGCCCTGACCCTGGCCGCCGGCCGTTCGGTGGTGGTCGACGCGGTGTTCCTCAAGCCCGAGCAGCGCGCGCGGGCCGAGGCCCTGGCCAAGTCGGTCGACGTGGCGTTCCAGGGCGTCTGGCTGGAGGCCCCGCCCGAGGTGCTGCGCGCCCGCGTCGCCGCCCGCGTCAACGACGCCTCGGACGCCGACGTCGCCGTGCTGGAAAGCCAGCTGGCCCGCGACACCGGCGACATCGCCTGGCGCCGCGTCGACACGGTCAGCGCGTTCGAGGACGAAGCCCGGGCGCTGGCGGAGTCGATGGGGTAG
- a CDS encoding ATP-binding protein, with protein sequence MRRFDSPWADDRLDEVALDTHRLLPSRMVPALATAGVAAYALGPAIAAGWLAALLLSEGVARLGTRRFKAGVPGSPGERAAFVLAALPINLVWAVLGALFWVSTRADFKIAAFAIWAGQIIFAQNFRHQPAVLIVISTFAPMASMLMFSLFFFPAEGLGPNTARLGMAMVAATAISMMMANRAAARRMDALTRNLREERERALEANRAKSTFVAVTSHELRTPMNGLLGMAYALDRSNLNEAQRRHVRLMIKSGDSLMQVLNDVLDLSKIEAGKVDLDHVATQLPDLVRAAGDAWRDAAAEKGLWLRVEIDPAAPDWILADPQRIRQVLMNLISNGLKFTSQGGVTIQLTAAAPRADGLSEIRLRVIDTGVGIDADFHDRIFDSFTQADNAVSRSHGGTGLGLTISRALARQMDGDLAIESGGDGATFVFTLLAAPIDAPAASPEDDDLQDDDGPDLEALRILMAEDNAINQVVVRTMLEATGVVLTIVDDGQAALDALKVEVFDAVLMDINMPVMDGITALEAIRAGVAGDPTIPVIALTASAMSGDRERFLAMGFDDHLGKPIRPVELLSSICAAVRPKGRCVEAARS encoded by the coding sequence GTGCGAAGGTTCGATTCCCCCTGGGCCGACGACCGGCTGGACGAGGTGGCGCTGGACACCCATCGGCTGCTGCCGTCGCGCATGGTTCCGGCCTTGGCGACCGCCGGCGTGGCCGCCTACGCCCTCGGCCCCGCGATCGCGGCCGGATGGCTGGCCGCCCTTCTGCTCAGCGAGGGCGTGGCGCGGCTGGGCACGCGGCGGTTCAAGGCGGGCGTGCCCGGCTCGCCCGGCGAGCGCGCGGCCTTCGTGCTGGCGGCCCTGCCGATCAACCTGGTCTGGGCGGTGCTGGGCGCGCTGTTCTGGGTGTCGACCCGAGCCGACTTCAAGATCGCCGCCTTCGCCATCTGGGCCGGCCAGATCATCTTCGCCCAGAACTTCCGCCATCAGCCGGCCGTGCTGATCGTGATCAGCACGTTCGCGCCGATGGCCAGCATGCTGATGTTTTCCCTCTTCTTCTTTCCCGCCGAGGGACTGGGCCCCAACACCGCGCGCCTGGGCATGGCGATGGTGGCGGCCACCGCGATCAGCATGATGATGGCCAACCGCGCCGCCGCCCGGCGCATGGACGCCCTGACCCGCAACCTGCGCGAGGAGCGCGAGCGGGCCCTGGAGGCCAACCGCGCCAAGTCCACCTTCGTGGCCGTCACCAGCCACGAGCTGCGCACGCCGATGAACGGCCTGCTGGGCATGGCCTACGCCCTGGACCGCAGCAACCTCAACGAGGCCCAGCGCCGCCACGTGCGCCTGATGATCAAGTCGGGCGACAGCCTGATGCAGGTGCTGAACGACGTGCTGGACCTGTCGAAGATCGAGGCCGGCAAGGTCGACCTGGATCACGTGGCGACCCAGTTGCCCGACCTGGTCCGCGCGGCCGGCGACGCCTGGCGCGACGCCGCCGCCGAAAAGGGCCTATGGCTGCGCGTCGAGATCGATCCGGCCGCGCCCGACTGGATCCTGGCCGACCCCCAGCGCATCCGCCAGGTGCTGATGAACCTGATCTCCAACGGGCTGAAGTTCACCAGCCAGGGCGGGGTGACGATCCAGCTGACGGCCGCCGCGCCGCGCGCCGACGGCCTGAGCGAGATCCGGCTGCGGGTGATCGACACCGGGGTCGGCATCGACGCCGATTTCCACGACCGCATCTTCGACAGCTTCACCCAGGCCGACAACGCCGTCTCGCGCAGCCACGGCGGCACGGGCCTGGGCCTGACCATCTCACGCGCCCTGGCCCGCCAGATGGACGGCGACCTGGCGATCGAGAGCGGCGGCGACGGCGCGACCTTCGTCTTCACCCTGCTCGCCGCGCCGATCGACGCGCCCGCGGCCAGCCCCGAGGACGACGATCTTCAGGACGACGACGGCCCCGACCTCGAAGCCCTGCGCATCCTGATGGCCGAGGACAACGCCATCAACCAGGTGGTGGTGCGCACCATGCTGGAGGCCACCGGCGTGGTCCTGACCATCGTCGACGACGGCCAGGCGGCGCTGGACGCGCTGAAGGTCGAGGTCTTCGACGCGGTGCTGATGGACATCAACATGCCGGTGATGGACGGCATCACCGCCCTGGAGGCCATCCGGGCCGGCGTGGCGGGCGACCCGACGATACCGGTCATCGCCCTGACCGCCTCGGCCATGTCGGGCGACCGCGAGCGCTTCCTGGCCATGGGCTTCGACGACCACCTGGGCAAGCCGATCCGACCGGTCGAGCTGCTGTCGTCGATCTGCGCGGCGGTTCGCCCGAAGGGTCGCTGCGTGGAAGCGGCGCGGTCTTAG